From Scleropages formosus chromosome 9, fSclFor1.1, whole genome shotgun sequence, one genomic window encodes:
- the plppr3b gene encoding phospholipid phosphatase-related protein type 3 — MMSSKEKPKKKPPKDSLTLLPCFYFVELPIVASSMVSLYFLELTDVLQPAQVGFRCHDRSLSMPYVDSGDELIPLLMLLSLAFAGPAASIMMGEGLVYCMQSRLKIRPGAEGSINAGGCNFNSFLRRTVRFVGVHVFGLCATAVVTDVIQLATGYHAPFFLTVCKPNYTLPGVSCEKNPYITRDICSGPDQHAILSARKTFPSQHATLSAFAAVYISMYFNSTISDSTKLLKPVLVFAFAIAAAVTGLTQITQYRSHPIDVYVGFLIGAGIAAYLAFHAVANFKSSEDVVPRPPPPPQKDALRALTQRGHDSVYHKGPTSESNDELSASQRLDGLNRQVQREKASLGSLKRASVDVELLAPRSPMGKETMVTFSNTLPRTNNVAAEDPVRRHMSVHVPLDPLRSKQLVSEWKQKSMELRSASLRGEEGQEGSEEEGSDVGEECADEDLVMPSSLYPAVQANRSSVVTGGARVVVPPRPGAPQLVHIPEESTGPPPVSPKSASTRAKWLSIAEKSGGTVPTSMRPPNQPRIMQVIAMSKQQGLIAVTPKTSETSSSCTSSTASTESPLYRPPSERESASIITVDAHAPHHPVVHVSSGNGSHWEWKGTANGNAQESYELNDLNRDCARGYRPVKSTSPGSSISDPDQEPLPLPLPEHPLDGRSRDSTLRRKPHVSVQEREGGQTQTEQDPYYKKLHTNRRFKDQN, encoded by the exons ATGATGTCTTCAAAGGAAAAGCCGAAGAAGAAGCCGCCCAAAGACAGCTTGACACTGTTGCCCTGTTTCTATTTTGTGGAG CTGCCGATCGTGGCCTCCTCCATGGTGTCCCTGTACTTCCTGGAGCTAACGGATGTTCTGCAGCCGGCGCAGGTTGGATTCCGTTGCCACGACCGCTCGCTCAGCATGCCATATGTGGACAGTGGTGACGAGCTCATCCCGCTGTTGATGCTGCTTAGCTTGGCCTTCGCCGGTCCGGCCGCCTCC ATCATGATGGGAGAGGGCCTGGTGTATTGCATGCAGTCCAGGCTAAAGATCCGCCCAGGCGCTGAAGGCAGCATCAACGCTGGAGGCTGCAACTTCAACTCATTCCTGCGTAGAACTGTTCGCTTCGTAG GtgttcatgtctttggactctgtgCCACAGCTGTGGTTACGGATGTGATCCAGCTGGCTACGGGATATCATGCTCCCTTCTTTCTTACTGTTTGCAAGCCCAACTACACCCTCCCTGGCGTTTCCTGCGAAAAAAATCCCTACATCACCCGAGATATTTGTTCGGGCCCAGATCAACATGCCATTCTCTCTGCCAG GAAAACGTTTCCTTCCCAACATGCAACCCTGTCTGCCTTTGCTGCAGTGTATATATCT ATGTACTTCAATTCCACCATCTCAGACAGCACCAAACTCCTCAAACCGGTGCTGGTGTTTGCGTTTGCCATCGCTGCCGCGGTAACTGGCCTGACCCAAATCACCCAGTACCGCAGCCACCCTATTGACGTCTATGTGGGCTTCCTCATCGGGGCGGGCATTGCCGCTTACCTT GCTTTCCATGCTGTGGCCAATTTTAAATCCTCAGAGGATGTTGTCCCAAggccccctcctccaccccagAAGGATGCTTTGCGGGCTCTGACCCAGAGGGGGCATGACTCGGTCTACCACAAAGGTCCTACATCTGAGAGTAACGATGAGCTGTCGGCTTCCCAGCGCCTGGATGGGCTGAATCGCCAAGTACAACGTGAGAAGGCCTCCCTGGGCAGTCTGAAGCGGGCCAGCGTAGATGTGGAGCTCCTTGCTCCTCGCAGCCCCATGGGCAAGGAGACTATGGTGACCTTCAGCAACACGCTGCCCCGTACCAACAATGTGGCGGCTGAGGATCCCGTTCGCCGCCACATGAGTGTTCATGTGCCACTGGACCCCCTGCGTTCCAAGCAGCTTGTATCTGAATGGAAGCAAAAGTCCATGGAGCTGCGCAGTGCCAGCCTAAGAGGGGAAGAAGGGCAGGAGGGTAGCGAGGAGGAGGGCTCTGATGTTGGGGAGGAGTGTGCTGATGAGGATCTGGTGATGCCATCCTCACTGTACCCCGCGGTACAGGCAAACCGCAGCAGTGTGGTTACAGGGGGTGCCAGAGTTGTTGTGCCACCGAGGCCAGGAGCTCCACAATTGGTGCACATCCCAGAGGAGTCCACTGGACCTCCACCAGTGTCACCCAAGAGTGCTAGCACACGGGCCAAGTGGCTGTCCATCGCCGAGAAGAGTGGAGGTACCGTGCCTACATCCATGAGGCCACCTAACCAGCCCCGTATCATGCAGGTCATCGCCATGTCTAAACAGCAAGGCCTCATCGCCGTGACACCCAAGACCTCAGAGACGTCCTCCTCGTGTACCTCCTCGACGGCAAGCACTGAGTCGCCCCTCTATCGGCCTCCTTCTGAGCGTGAAAGCGCCAGCATTATAACGGTGGATGCCCACGCTCCCCATCACCCAGTGGTCCATGTGTCCTCAGGCAATGGGAGCCATTGGGAATGGAAGGGTACTGCCAATGGCAATGCACAGGAGTCTTATGAGCTCAATGATCTGAACCGTGACTGTGCCCGAGGCTACCGCCCCGTCAAAAGCACTTCCCCTGGCTCCTCCATTAGTGATCCTGACCAGGAGCCACTGCCTCTCCCTCTTCCAGAACACCCCTTGGATGGCCGTAGTCGTGATTCCACCCTACGTCGCAAGCCCCATGTGTCTGTACAGGAAAGGGAAGGCGGTCAGACCCAGACTGAACAAGATCCTTATTACAAGAAACTGCATACTAACCGACGATTTAAAGATCAAAACTAA